The Caldisericia bacterium genomic sequence GGAATTGGACAAACGGGCTATCTGTGATAAGGTGGAAAAGAAAGGAGGAAAAAATGCCTAAGCAAAGGAGACATTACAGTCCAGAGAAAAAGGTTGAAATTCTGCGGGAGCACTTCAAAAACAAAATGCCTGTATCAGAATTATGCGAGAAATATGGCATTCATCCCAACATGTTTTATAAATGGGAAAAGCAATTCTTTGAAGGAGCTATCAATACATTTGCTAATAATTCTAAATCTAACAAAAAGAGCTCTAAGGAAGAACAATTAAAGCAAAAGATTGCCAGAATGCAGGAAGTGATTACAGAACTTACCCAGGAGAATATTATTCTTAAAAAAAGTCCAATGGGGAAATTTAAAAAACAAATGGGTAGAGGTAGATGTGAGGGATAGTATTGTGGAAACGATAATTACTTATAAACAAAAGACGGGGATAAGTATTAGAAAACTGCTTGGTTTTCTTGGACTTTCAAGCTCAAAATTCTATCAATGGAAGGTCCGATATGACCTTGTTAACAAACATAATGGGAAGATTCCCAGGGGTTTTTGGATACTGCCCTGGGAGAAACAGGCTATTATTGACTATGCCCTTAAGCATGAGGCTGAAGGCTACAGGCGGTTATGCTATCAAATGCTTGATGAAGACATTGTTGCCGTCAGTCCTTCTTCAGTGTATCGGACATTGAAAGAAGTTGGACTTCTTTCTAAATTTAATGGTAAACCAAGCAAAAGAGGTAAAGGTTTTTCTCAACCTAAAAGGCCACATGAGCACTGGCATATAGACATCAGTTATGTTAATGTTTTGGGCAGCTTTTTATTTTTGATTGCCATTATAGATGGGTATTCTCGTTATATTGTGCATCATGAATTAAGAGCAAGCATGGAAAGTTATGATGTGGAGATAGTTTTGCAGAGGGCGTTAGAGAAATTTCCTCTTGCCAGGCCAAGGATTATATCAGACAATGGGAGTCAATTTATTGCCAGAGATTTTAAGGCCTTTATTAGACATAAGGGTTTAATGCATGTGAAGACATCTGTGAGGTATCCAGAGAGTAATGGGAAGATAGAGCGCTTTTTTCAAACTGCTAAAAAAGAACACATTCGCAAAAAGAGCTTTTTATCTCTCGTTGATGCCCGCAGACAAATAGCAGCATATATTCACTATTACAATACAAAGAGACTGCATAGTGCGATAAATTATCTTACCCCGGAGGATATGCTATTGGGACGAGCCGAAGAAAGGTTAAAGGAGCGGGACAGGAAGTTAAGGGAGGCTAGGGCAGCCCGCCTTGAGCAGTTTAATAAATTTAAAACCACCTTAATTGCGAAGCCTAATTTGTCCAATTCCCGCTGAACCAGGACAATGCAATAGAAAAAGTAGTAAAAGAATTTGAAGATAAAAAAGTAGATAGTGTGTATGGGGATTTGGTTTATGTAGATCAAAAAGATACAAATAAAATAGTTAGATATTGGAAAAGTAAGCCATATAAAAAAGGATTATTTAAAAAAGGATGGCATCCAGCTCATCCTACCTTTTTTGTACGAAAAGAAGTTTATGATAAATGTGGTTTATTTAATCTTGATTTTAAAATTGCAGCTGATTATGAATTGATGCTTAGGTTTTTATATAAGTATAAGATTTCTACTTGTTACATACCTGAAGTTTTAGTTAAAATGCGAGTAGGTGGAATAAGCAATAGAGATCTTAAAAATATTGTCAGAAAAACTATAGAAGATTATAAAGCGTGGAAAGTGAATGACTTAAAAGGAGGAATCTATACAATAATAATGAAAAACATTTCAAAAATCCCGCAGTTTTTTAGGAGAGGTTGTTAAAGGTAGTTGATGTTATTGAGGTCGTTAAAGGGTTGAAGGGTTAGATAATTTAAAAGGCGGAGGTAGCACATGTCTAAGAAACGAGCTTTAATCACAGGTATAACCGGACAGGACGGAGCATATCTAGCAGAGTTTTTACTGCAAAAAGGATATGAAGTCCATGGCATAAAAAGAAGAGCATCGCTTTTTAACACAGATAGAATTGACCATCTTTATAAAGATCCTCATGAAGAAGATGTAATTTTTTTTCTACATTACGGAGATATGACGGATTCTACGAATTTGATTCGGATAATCCAAGAAGTACAACCAGATGAAATTTATAACCTTGCAGCGCAATCGCATGTAAAGGTTTCTTTTGAAACTCCTGAGTACACGGCAAATGCAGATGCGCTTGGGACGTTAAGGCTGTTAGAGGCCATAAGAATTTTGAAAATGGAAAATAAAGTTAAATTTTACCAGGCTTCCACTTCCGAGCTTTACGGCAAGGTGCAAGAAATACCTCAAAATGAAAAGACACCTTTTTACCCCAGAAGTCCTTATGCAGCGGCGAAACTATATGGTTATTGGGTAACGGTAAATTACAGAGAGGCCTATGGAATTTTTGCGTGTAACGGAATACTTTTTAACCATGAGTCGCCGATAAGAGGTGAAACTTTTGTTACCCGTAAAATTACTATGGCAGCGGCCAGAATAAGATTGGGACTTCAAAAGAAACTTTACCTGGGTAACCTTAATGCCAAAAGAGACTGGGGACATGCCAAGGACTATGTAGAAGGCATGTGGCTGATACTTCAGCAAGATGAACCAGATGATTATGTTTTAGCAACTGGAGAGACGCACTCAGTCAGAGAATTTGCTGAGAAGGCTTTTAAATTAGCGGGTATAGAGATTGAATGGCAAGGAGAAGGACTGGAAGAGAAGGGAGTAGTTAAAAAAGTTTTAGATGTTGTAGAGGCTCCAGAAGTTGTAGAAGGGTATTGTGGTGTGAAGGAAGGTGACGTGGTGATAGAGGTTGACCCACGGTATTTTAGGCCCACCGAGGTTGATATACTTATTGGTGACGTCACGAAAGCAAGAGAAAAACTGGGTTGGAGGCCGAGGCATACTTTCGAAGAGCTTATCAAAGATATGGTAAAAGCTGATCTTGAGCAGGCAAAAAGAGAGTTGTATCTCAAGAATGGGGGGTATAGGGTGAGGAATTGTTCGGGGGAGTGAGGTTGTAAAGGTTGTGGAAGCTGTAGAGGTGAGTAAAGGGGATGGAAGTTACAGAGGTTGTAGAGGTTAATAGATGGCAAAGAACAATAGTTGGAAGGATTTGGTGGTTGGGCAGAAGAGTCATGAAATGGTGCTGGAAGTTTACAAACTTACGAAAGATTTTCCAAGAACAGAGATCTATTCTCTGGTAGATCAAATAAAAAGAGCAGTTTATTCTGTTCCTGCGAATATTGTCGAGGGACATTCTAAAAACACCAAAAAGGGATTTTTAAGGTATCTTTATATTTCCAGAGAATCTCTGAAAGAATTGAGATATTTCTTTCTACTTTCTAAAGATTTAGGATATATAGCCGAGAGAGAACACGATGATTTTGAAGCCAAATTGACCGAAATAAGCTATCTCCTCAACCAACTAATCAAATCCTTAACCTTTACAACATCTAAAACCTCAAAAATAAGGAGTACATACAATGAATAAAAACAGTAAAATCTTTGTAGCAGGAGTAACTGGACTTGTTGGAAGTGCTATTGTTAGGAAACTTATAAAAAAGGGCTATACCAATATTATAGGCTCTTACCATTCTAGAAATCCACAACAGCGATATCAAAACAATCCTAAAAATCTTCAACCCCGCTTCATAAAACTTGATCTTAGAAGACAGGAAGACACGGAGAGTTTTTTTGAACAGGAAAAACCAGATTATGTTTTTTTAGCAGCGGCCAAGGTGGGTGGTATTCTTGCTAACAATACTTATAAAGCCGAATTTATTTATGATAATTTAATGATAGCTGCTAATGTCATAAATTCGGCCTATAAATTTGGAGTTAAGAAACTTCTCAATCTTGGTTCTTCTTGTATCTATCCTAAGTTTGCTCCCCAGCCAATGAAGGAGGAATATCTTCTTACAAACTCTCTTGAGCCTACCAATGAACCATATGCTATTGCAAAGATCGCAGCCATAAAATTGTGTAGATATTATAATGAGCAATATGGAACAAATTTTGTCTCTGTTATGCCTACTAATTTATACGGACCAAATGATAATTTCCATCTCTTAAATTCTCATGTTTTACCTGCACTAATAAGAAAGTTCCATCTTGCTAAACTTTTGCAACAAGGAGATTTTGAAGCAATAAAAAAGGATTTTATAAGAAATAAAGATAATAAAACGGTTATCAGTAATTCGTTATTAGTTGTGGAAGAAGATAGCAGCAAGGATGAGGTTATTAGATTGTTGAGTTATTACGGTATTAAATATGTCAATACCTCCGTTACCGTTACTCTTTGGGGAACTGGAAAATCGTACCGAGAATTTTTATATGTTGATGATCTTGCAGATGTCTGCATATATCTTATGGAAAATCACGATTATAAAGATATTGGAGAGTTTGTAAATATAGGAGTAGGAGAGGATATTACGATAAAAGATTTAGCTTTTATAATAAAAGATATTGTAGGGTTTAAGGGAGAAATTTCTTTTGATACCTCAAAACCAGATGGCACACCAAGAAAATTATTGGATATATCAAGAATTTTGCGCTTAGGCTGGCAGCCTAAAGTTTCTCTTAGGGAAGGAATTGGACATACATACAAATGGTACACGGATATGTATTGTGGGTTATAAGTCGAAGGCTGTAGCAGCGTTTATTAGTTTTGGCTACTAGAAACCAACCCGTTTTTCCAGCCGAAATTTACTTCGTAAATCAATCGCAAAAATAGTGTTGTAATTACCATTATTAATTGCATTTTTTGCCAATTATGTTATCAATAAGTAAATTTTAACGAAGATATAAGGCAATTAAATTGTTGTTTGGATTAAGTTTCCTTATTTCATTTTTAGGCCAGTGGGTAGTTTCATTTTTAGCCAAAAAAACGGGGTGTTTTATAGATAGAGTTGATATTGATAAGCCCCAGAGGATTCATTTTAATAATACACCAAGGTGTGGTGGTCTGGGTATATTTCTCGGTACCTTAGTGTTGATAATGTTTAATAATCTGGGCTCAAAATTACTCATTGCTTCAATCCCTGCTTTTCTCATTGGCTTTTGTGAAGATTTAAAGTCAAACCTCCTGCCAAAGTTCAGGTTACCTATCATCGGTTTATCTGCTATTCTGGGAATTCTTTTGTATGATGCGGTTGTTACTGATCTTGGTTATCTTACTTTGCCTTATTTTATTGCTATTCTTTTTACCATATTTGCCGTTACCGGTGTGACAAACGCGATAAACATCATTGATGGTTTTAACGGACTTGCTTCTGGAATTTCTATGATAGCTTTGATATGTTTCGGCTATGTAACTTATAGTGTTAACGATTATGAGTTGTTGAATATAATTCTGGTTATAATTTTTGCTACTTTAGGATTTTTTGTCTTAAATTTTCCAAAAGGTAAAATCTTCTTAGGCGATGGAGGAGCATATTTCTTG encodes the following:
- a CDS encoding GDP-L-fucose synthase, which translates into the protein MNKNSKIFVAGVTGLVGSAIVRKLIKKGYTNIIGSYHSRNPQQRYQNNPKNLQPRFIKLDLRRQEDTESFFEQEKPDYVFLAAAKVGGILANNTYKAEFIYDNLMIAANVINSAYKFGVKKLLNLGSSCIYPKFAPQPMKEEYLLTNSLEPTNEPYAIAKIAAIKLCRYYNEQYGTNFVSVMPTNLYGPNDNFHLLNSHVLPALIRKFHLAKLLQQGDFEAIKKDFIRNKDNKTVISNSLLVVEEDSSKDEVIRLLSYYGIKYVNTSVTVTLWGTGKSYREFLYVDDLADVCIYLMENHDYKDIGEFVNIGVGEDITIKDLAFIIKDIVGFKGEISFDTSKPDGTPRKLLDISRILRLGWQPKVSLREGIGHTYKWYTDMYCGL
- a CDS encoding IS3 family transposase — translated: MLFLKKVQWGNLKNKWVEVDVRDSIVETIITYKQKTGISIRKLLGFLGLSSSKFYQWKVRYDLVNKHNGKIPRGFWILPWEKQAIIDYALKHEAEGYRRLCYQMLDEDIVAVSPSSVYRTLKEVGLLSKFNGKPSKRGKGFSQPKRPHEHWHIDISYVNVLGSFLFLIAIIDGYSRYIVHHELRASMESYDVEIVLQRALEKFPLARPRIISDNGSQFIARDFKAFIRHKGLMHVKTSVRYPESNGKIERFFQTAKKEHIRKKSFLSLVDARRQIAAYIHYYNTKRLHSAINYLTPEDMLLGRAEERLKERDRKLREARAARLEQFNKFKTTLIAKPNLSNSR
- the gmd gene encoding GDP-mannose 4,6-dehydratase; the protein is MSKKRALITGITGQDGAYLAEFLLQKGYEVHGIKRRASLFNTDRIDHLYKDPHEEDVIFFLHYGDMTDSTNLIRIIQEVQPDEIYNLAAQSHVKVSFETPEYTANADALGTLRLLEAIRILKMENKVKFYQASTSELYGKVQEIPQNEKTPFYPRSPYAAAKLYGYWVTVNYREAYGIFACNGILFNHESPIRGETFVTRKITMAAARIRLGLQKKLYLGNLNAKRDWGHAKDYVEGMWLILQQDEPDDYVLATGETHSVREFAEKAFKLAGIEIEWQGEGLEEKGVVKKVLDVVEAPEVVEGYCGVKEGDVVIEVDPRYFRPTEVDILIGDVTKAREKLGWRPRHTFEELIKDMVKADLEQAKRELYLKNGGYRVRNCSGE
- a CDS encoding four helix bundle protein; protein product: MAKNNSWKDLVVGQKSHEMVLEVYKLTKDFPRTEIYSLVDQIKRAVYSVPANIVEGHSKNTKKGFLRYLYISRESLKELRYFFLLSKDLGYIAEREHDDFEAKLTEISYLLNQLIKSLTFTTSKTSKIRSTYNE
- a CDS encoding glycosyltransferase; protein product: MYGDLVYVDQKDTNKIVRYWKSKPYKKGLFKKGWHPAHPTFFVRKEVYDKCGLFNLDFKIAADYELMLRFLYKYKISTCYIPEVLVKMRVGGISNRDLKNIVRKTIEDYKAWKVNDLKGGIYTIIMKNISKIPQFFRRGC
- a CDS encoding transposase, which codes for NWTNGLSVIRWKRKEEKMPKQRRHYSPEKKVEILREHFKNKMPVSELCEKYGIHPNMFYKWEKQFFEGAINTFANNSKSNKKSSKEEQLKQKIARMQEVITELTQENIILKKSPMGKFKKQMGRGRCEG
- a CDS encoding glycosyltransferase family 4 protein — translated: MFGLSFLISFLGQWVVSFLAKKTGCFIDRVDIDKPQRIHFNNTPRCGGLGIFLGTLVLIMFNNLGSKLLIASIPAFLIGFCEDLKSNLLPKFRLPIIGLSAILGILLYDAVVTDLGYLTLPYFIAILFTIFAVTGVTNAINIIDGFNGLASGISMIALICFGYVTYSVNDYELLNIILVIIFATLGFFVLNFPKGKIFLGDGGAYFLGFILAGISILLVNRHLCWLGVRS